The Streptomyces aurantiacus genome includes a region encoding these proteins:
- a CDS encoding transcriptional regulator, whose translation MQPNTLLDAILDEAGISHAGLAAHVNQAGRARGLVLRYEHTAVARWLKGQRPRGQVPDLICEVLASRLQRPVTLDDIGLGVPGEPATPHGTTLSGFVERATALWRSDEQQRPHILGAPAVTGTPAVMPVWEWENPPEDVDVSRGGRHRVSMSDIEMLRAARAHYEQMYRKAGGVATRTRIVGFLNSETAPLLRGSYTDATGRQLHRATGGLVAIAGICAYDSDAHGLAQRYFHQALRLAKASGDRGLGAYVIALLVNQALFMRENRQAVAFAEAALRAAGRHITPALASDLYAMQAKAYAHLGDGSSALSCIRRAEQAAERIRRGYEPDETGYVQPGLVNVQVAEALLSLGDLVAAREHAAAAVDNPAHDRGRVHRLAMLSQIELRQGNADKAVVTAVEMAERARGMESQRLRDRLRAVREHLVANGCAGTTEAAELIDGALRVPL comes from the coding sequence ATGCAGCCCAACACTCTGCTCGACGCGATCCTCGACGAGGCCGGGATCTCGCACGCGGGACTCGCCGCCCATGTGAACCAGGCGGGCCGGGCGCGCGGCCTCGTGCTCCGGTACGAACACACCGCCGTGGCGCGGTGGCTGAAGGGCCAGCGGCCCCGTGGCCAGGTGCCCGACCTGATCTGCGAGGTGCTCGCCTCCCGGCTCCAACGGCCCGTCACGCTCGACGACATCGGACTCGGGGTGCCCGGCGAGCCGGCCACCCCGCACGGCACGACGCTCTCCGGTTTCGTCGAACGCGCCACCGCCCTGTGGCGCTCCGACGAACAGCAGAGACCGCACATCCTCGGCGCCCCCGCCGTCACCGGCACGCCCGCCGTGATGCCGGTGTGGGAGTGGGAGAACCCGCCGGAGGACGTGGACGTCTCGCGCGGCGGACGGCACCGCGTGAGCATGTCCGACATCGAGATGCTGCGCGCCGCCCGCGCCCACTACGAGCAGATGTACCGCAAGGCGGGAGGTGTCGCCACCCGTACCCGCATCGTCGGATTCCTCAACTCCGAGACCGCGCCGCTCCTCAGGGGCAGTTACACCGACGCCACCGGCCGTCAGCTCCACCGCGCCACCGGCGGCCTGGTGGCGATCGCCGGCATCTGCGCGTACGACTCCGACGCGCACGGTCTCGCCCAGCGCTACTTCCACCAGGCCCTCAGGCTCGCGAAGGCCAGCGGGGACAGGGGACTCGGGGCCTACGTCATCGCGCTCCTCGTCAACCAGGCGCTGTTCATGCGGGAGAACCGGCAGGCGGTGGCCTTCGCCGAGGCCGCGCTGCGCGCCGCGGGACGGCACATCACTCCGGCGCTCGCGTCGGACCTCTACGCGATGCAGGCAAAGGCGTACGCACACCTCGGCGACGGCAGCAGCGCGCTGTCCTGCATCCGGCGTGCCGAGCAGGCCGCCGAGCGCATCCGGCGCGGCTACGAACCGGACGAGACCGGCTATGTCCAGCCGGGCCTGGTCAATGTGCAGGTGGCGGAGGCGTTGTTGAGCCTGGGCGACCTGGTCGCCGCGCGGGAGCACGCCGCTGCCGCCGTGGACAACCCGGCGCACGACCGGGGCAGGGTGCACCGGCTCGCCATGCTCAGCCAGATCGAGCTGCGCCAGGGCAACGCCGACAAGGCGGTCGTGACCGCGGTGGAAATGGCGGAACGCGCCCGGGGAATGGAGTCCCAGCGCCTGCGCGACAGACTGCGTGCGGTACGCGAACACCTGGTCGCCAACGGATGTGCGGGCACCACCGAGGCCGCCGAACTCATCGACGGAGCCCTGCGCGTACCGCTCTAG
- a CDS encoding DUF1844 domain-containing protein: MSDTPPESPGFDDMTRDIAEVPAVEVLVTVAVNLMSAAAVKLGLTEEGDKYKDLDEARKLVHALAGLLDASTTEISSFHAAPLRDGLKSLQLAFREASLVPDEPGQGPGEKYTGPVFG, translated from the coding sequence ATGAGTGACACCCCTCCTGAGTCCCCCGGTTTCGACGACATGACCCGCGACATCGCGGAGGTCCCCGCGGTCGAGGTCCTGGTCACGGTCGCCGTCAACCTGATGAGCGCCGCCGCCGTGAAGCTCGGTCTGACCGAGGAGGGCGACAAGTACAAGGACCTCGACGAGGCCCGCAAGCTGGTCCACGCCCTGGCCGGACTGCTCGACGCGAGCACGACCGAGATCAGCTCCTTCCACGCGGCACCGCTGCGCGACGGCCTGAAGTCGCTGCAGCTGGCGTTCCGCGAGGCGTCGCTCGTCCCGGACGAGCCGGGTCAGGGCCCGGGCGAGAAGTACACGGGCCCGGTCTTCGGCTGA
- a CDS encoding serine hydrolase produces MFPHRAGGRGDRPSRRRPFAHAAVASVVLLGTMAAGAVYVTAQAHGSGELVSSSAAPGALEAAVESATAGTSAPGPGRTSPAAPTADLDTLLARAVGAVPVETGARVSVAVLDTESGESAVYGDGAFDTASIVKVDILAALLVRAQDTGRGLTAQERTYAAAMIRDSDNASATALWKAIGQAEGLAEANERLGLGGTEGGDGPLWGLTQTTAADQLVLLRQVFGDESELDEGSRACLRGLMGDIAAGQDWGVSAAGEAGSALKNGWLPRSATGLWVINSVGRVSADGREYLVAVLSDGNSTKEKGISLVEGAARAAVSVFAGA; encoded by the coding sequence ATGTTCCCACACAGAGCCGGTGGGCGCGGCGACCGCCCGTCCCGCCGCAGGCCCTTCGCACACGCGGCGGTCGCCTCCGTCGTCCTCCTGGGCACCATGGCCGCGGGGGCGGTGTACGTGACGGCACAGGCGCACGGCTCCGGGGAGCTCGTATCCTCCTCGGCGGCACCCGGAGCGTTGGAGGCGGCGGTGGAATCGGCGACGGCAGGCACGTCCGCGCCCGGTCCTGGCCGGACCTCGCCCGCTGCTCCCACGGCCGACCTGGACACCCTGCTGGCCCGGGCGGTGGGGGCTGTCCCTGTCGAGACAGGGGCGCGGGTGTCGGTGGCGGTGCTGGACACGGAGTCCGGGGAGAGCGCGGTGTACGGGGACGGGGCGTTCGACACCGCGAGCATCGTGAAGGTCGACATCCTGGCCGCCCTGCTGGTGCGGGCCCAGGACACGGGGCGTGGACTCACCGCGCAGGAGAGGACGTACGCCGCCGCGATGATCCGTGACAGTGACAACGCGTCCGCCACGGCGCTGTGGAAGGCGATCGGGCAGGCCGAGGGGCTGGCGGAGGCGAACGAGCGCTTGGGGCTCGGCGGCACGGAGGGCGGGGACGGGCCGCTGTGGGGGCTGACACAGACCACGGCCGCCGATCAACTCGTCCTGCTGCGGCAGGTGTTCGGCGACGAGTCGGAGCTCGACGAGGGCTCACGGGCCTGTCTGCGAGGGCTGATGGGGGACATCGCCGCGGGGCAGGACTGGGGTGTGTCGGCCGCCGGCGAGGCCGGGTCCGCCCTGAAGAACGGCTGGTTGCCGCGGAGTGCGACCGGGCTGTGGGTCATCAACAGCGTCGGCCGGGTGTCCGCGGACGGGCGCGAGTACCTCGTCGCGGTGCTGTCCGACGGCAACTCCACCAAGGAGAAAGGGATTTCCCTGGTGGAGGGGGCCGCGAGGGCTGCTGTGTCCGTGTTCGCGGGAGCCTGA
- a CDS encoding SseB family protein, with translation MANKNIPDPGFSDDDGSADPRLSAALAAWAEDRSAHGPVLAALRDARLLVPVVAVLGEVEEDENGLRREKTSDMAVPTLKAGDRTALPAFTSTETLARWDPAARPVAVPLHQALRAAAHEKADTVVLDLAGPVAYELTGPALLALAEGRTTTDPLADPAVVAAVRAAVAAEPSVRRAHLGPGQADGTLALVLDPSAAPAETAQAVARRLADDDTLRARLVRGLDLALLPAEATPPGEPLYVRR, from the coding sequence GTGGCGAACAAGAACATCCCCGACCCCGGCTTCTCCGACGACGACGGCTCCGCCGACCCCCGGCTGAGCGCGGCGCTCGCGGCCTGGGCCGAGGACAGGTCCGCGCACGGTCCCGTCCTGGCGGCGCTCAGGGACGCGCGACTCCTCGTCCCCGTCGTCGCCGTGCTCGGCGAGGTCGAGGAGGACGAGAACGGGCTGCGCCGCGAGAAGACCAGCGACATGGCGGTGCCCACCCTCAAGGCGGGCGACCGCACCGCGCTGCCCGCCTTCACCTCCACCGAGACACTGGCCCGCTGGGACCCGGCGGCCCGCCCCGTCGCCGTACCCCTGCACCAGGCACTCCGGGCCGCCGCGCACGAGAAGGCCGACACGGTCGTGCTCGACCTGGCAGGACCGGTCGCGTACGAACTGACCGGACCAGCCCTGCTGGCGCTCGCCGAGGGGCGTACGACGACGGACCCGCTGGCCGATCCCGCCGTGGTCGCCGCGGTACGCGCCGCGGTCGCCGCCGAGCCCTCGGTACGCCGTGCCCACCTCGGCCCCGGGCAGGCCGACGGCACCCTCGCCCTGGTACTGGACCCGTCCGCCGCCCCGGCCGAGACCGCCCAGGCGGTCGCCCGGCGCCTCGCGGACGACGACACACTGAGGGCCCGCCTGGTGCGCGGCCTCGACCTGGCACTCCTGCCGGCCGAGGCGACGCCACCGGGCGAGCCCCTGTACGTACGTCGGTAG
- a CDS encoding sensor histidine kinase, with the protein MSVGTSGAKSALRAHDVRSAPASRPADPAELGLDPDELPDGLVIADERGRVVCFNAAAARITATPAADALGRHLERALPLEDLEGRRWWQLTDPYGGLAIRVGQPERNLLLPGGREVLVSARYVRVRPTGPVRRVVVSLRDTEARRRTERSHAELIATVAHELRSPLTSVKGFTATLLAKWERFTDDQKKLMLETVDADANRVTRLIAELLDISRIDSGRLEVRRQPVDIGAAVGRHIQAYVASGQSADRFLLRIGQPLPDLWADPDKVDQVLSNLLENAVRHGEGTVTIDVEPAPSPREGEDAGTSVTVSDEGPGIPEESMNRVFTRFWRGSKRGGTGLGLYIVKGIVEAHGGTITVGRAPEGGAQFRFTLPVSTPAYLQ; encoded by the coding sequence ATGAGTGTCGGCACGAGCGGTGCGAAGAGCGCACTGCGGGCGCACGACGTACGGAGCGCTCCCGCGTCCCGGCCCGCCGACCCCGCCGAGCTCGGCCTCGACCCCGACGAACTGCCCGACGGCCTCGTGATCGCCGACGAACGCGGCAGGGTCGTCTGCTTCAACGCCGCCGCCGCCCGGATCACCGCCACCCCCGCCGCCGACGCCCTGGGGCGGCATCTGGAGCGGGCCCTGCCGTTGGAGGACCTCGAAGGCCGCCGCTGGTGGCAGCTGACCGACCCGTACGGCGGTCTCGCGATCCGTGTCGGACAGCCCGAGCGCAATCTGCTGCTGCCGGGAGGCCGGGAGGTCCTCGTCTCGGCCCGGTACGTCCGGGTGCGGCCCACCGGCCCGGTCCGCCGGGTCGTCGTCTCGCTCCGCGACACCGAGGCCCGCCGCCGCACCGAGCGCAGCCACGCCGAGCTGATCGCCACGGTCGCCCACGAACTGCGCTCGCCGCTCACCTCCGTCAAGGGCTTCACCGCGACACTGCTCGCCAAGTGGGAGCGCTTCACCGACGACCAGAAGAAGCTGATGCTGGAGACGGTCGACGCCGACGCCAACCGCGTCACGCGTCTGATCGCCGAGCTCCTCGACATCTCCCGCATCGACTCCGGGCGCCTCGAAGTGCGCCGCCAGCCCGTCGACATAGGCGCCGCCGTCGGCCGCCACATCCAGGCGTACGTCGCCTCCGGCCAGTCCGCCGACCGCTTCCTGCTGCGCATCGGTCAGCCGCTGCCCGATCTGTGGGCCGATCCCGACAAGGTCGACCAGGTGCTCAGCAACCTGCTGGAAAATGCGGTGCGGCACGGCGAGGGAACCGTCACCATCGACGTAGAGCCCGCGCCGTCGCCCCGCGAAGGGGAGGACGCCGGCACGTCGGTCACGGTGAGCGACGAGGGCCCCGGCATCCCGGAGGAGTCCATGAACCGCGTCTTCACCCGCTTCTGGCGGGGCAGCAAGCGCGGCGGCACCGGCCTGGGGCTGTACATCGTCAAGGGCATCGTCGAAGCCCACGGCGGCACCATCACGGTCGGCCGCGCCCCCGAGGGCGGGGCACAGTTCCGATTTACGTTGCCCGTGAGCACCCCGGCGTATCTGCAGTGA
- the rpmI gene encoding 50S ribosomal protein L35: MPKNKSHSGASKRFKITGSGKVLRERAGKRHLLEHKSSRVTRRLTGNAEMAPGDAKKIKKLLGK, encoded by the coding sequence ATGCCGAAGAACAAGTCGCACAGCGGTGCCAGCAAGCGCTTCAAGATCACCGGCTCCGGCAAGGTGCTTCGCGAGCGTGCCGGCAAGCGCCACCTGCTCGAGCACAAGTCGTCGCGCGTGACGCGCCGCCTCACCGGCAACGCCGAGATGGCCCCGGGCGACGCCAAGAAGATCAAGAAGCTTCTCGGCAAGTGA
- the pheT gene encoding phenylalanine--tRNA ligase subunit beta yields MRVPLSWLREYVDLPATETGRDVQARLVSAGLEVERVERLGADLKGPLVVGRVLTIEELEGFKKPIRFCTVDVGTANGTGEPQEIVCGARNFAVGDKVVVVLPGAVLPGDFAIAARKTYGKTSHGMICSGDELGMGDDGSGGIIVLPPEHEVGTDAIELLELVDEVLDIAVTPDRGYALSMRGVAREAATAYGLPLRDPALLDVPGPNAFGHPVEVSDRQGCDRFTARTVTGLAPETGSPIWLQRRLQKAGMRPISLAVDITNYVMLELGQPLHAYDRSRIQGAIGVRRAEPGEKLTTLDGTKRTLDAEDLVITDDRGPIGLAGVMGGANTEIDDTEGTTTEVVIEAAHFDPISIARTARRHKLASEASKRFERGVDPEAAAAAAQRTVDLLVLLAGGTADAGVTQITAPSAPHTITIPANHPDKVAGVDYGRETVVRRLQQVGCDVYGQDELLVTVPSWRPDLSDPNDLAEEVIRLEGYENLPSTLPRPPAGLGLTDRQRLHRRVGRALAGAGYVEALNYPFIGTEVLDQLGLEADDPRRTLVRLVNPLSDEEPAMRTTLLPGLLGALRRNDGRGSHDLALFETGLVFRPTGRERKAERLSVDRRPTDEEIAGVDAALPRQPRRAAVVLAGAREQAGWWGKGRPADWADAVEAARTVAREAGVELTVRGDRHAPWHPGRCAALYATVDGEETLVGHAGELHPRVIKALHLPERSCAMEIELDLLERAGAGALQAPRISAFPVATQDVALVVSRDVPAADVEAALREGAGELLESVRLFDVYESEQLGGDRKSLAYALRFRANDRTLTVDEASAARDTAVALAGERTGAVLRS; encoded by the coding sequence ATGCGGGTCCCGCTTTCCTGGCTGCGGGAGTACGTCGACCTCCCCGCCACCGAGACCGGCCGCGACGTGCAGGCCAGGCTCGTCTCCGCCGGCCTGGAGGTCGAGAGGGTCGAGCGGCTCGGCGCCGACCTCAAGGGGCCGCTCGTCGTCGGCCGGGTGCTGACCATCGAGGAGCTGGAGGGCTTCAAGAAGCCGATCCGCTTCTGCACCGTCGACGTCGGCACCGCCAACGGCACGGGTGAGCCCCAGGAGATCGTCTGCGGCGCCCGCAACTTCGCCGTCGGCGACAAGGTCGTCGTGGTCCTGCCCGGCGCCGTGCTGCCCGGCGACTTCGCGATCGCCGCGCGCAAGACGTACGGCAAGACCTCGCACGGCATGATCTGCTCCGGCGACGAGCTGGGCATGGGCGACGACGGAAGCGGCGGCATCATCGTCCTGCCGCCCGAGCACGAGGTCGGCACGGACGCGATCGAACTGCTCGAACTCGTCGACGAGGTCCTCGACATCGCGGTCACGCCCGACCGCGGTTACGCCCTGTCGATGCGCGGCGTCGCCCGCGAGGCCGCCACCGCCTACGGGCTGCCGCTGCGCGACCCGGCGCTGCTCGACGTGCCCGGACCGAACGCGTTCGGACACCCCGTGGAGGTCTCCGACCGGCAGGGCTGCGACCGCTTCACCGCGCGCACCGTCACCGGTCTCGCACCCGAGACGGGCTCCCCGATCTGGCTGCAGCGCCGCCTCCAGAAGGCCGGCATGCGCCCGATCTCGCTGGCCGTCGACATCACCAACTACGTGATGCTGGAGCTCGGCCAGCCCCTGCACGCGTACGACCGCTCCCGGATCCAGGGTGCGATCGGCGTGCGCCGGGCCGAGCCGGGCGAGAAGCTCACCACCCTCGACGGCACCAAGCGCACGCTGGACGCCGAGGACCTGGTGATCACCGACGACCGGGGGCCCATCGGCCTGGCCGGTGTCATGGGCGGAGCCAACACCGAGATCGACGACACCGAGGGCACCACCACCGAGGTCGTCATCGAGGCCGCGCACTTCGACCCCATCTCCATCGCGCGCACGGCCCGCCGCCACAAGCTGGCCTCGGAGGCGTCCAAGCGCTTCGAGCGGGGCGTCGACCCGGAGGCCGCGGCGGCCGCCGCCCAGCGCACGGTCGACCTGCTGGTCCTCCTCGCGGGCGGCACCGCCGACGCCGGTGTCACCCAGATCACCGCGCCGTCCGCGCCGCACACCATCACCATCCCGGCGAACCACCCGGACAAGGTCGCGGGCGTCGACTACGGCCGCGAGACCGTCGTACGCCGTCTCCAGCAGGTCGGCTGCGACGTCTACGGGCAGGACGAGCTGCTCGTCACCGTCCCCTCCTGGCGGCCCGACCTGAGCGACCCGAACGACCTCGCCGAAGAGGTCATCCGCCTCGAGGGCTACGAGAACCTGCCCTCGACGCTGCCCAGGCCCCCCGCGGGCCTGGGGCTGACCGACCGGCAGCGGCTGCACCGCCGGGTCGGCCGGGCGCTGGCCGGCGCCGGGTACGTCGAGGCGCTGAACTACCCGTTCATCGGGACCGAGGTGCTCGACCAGCTCGGCCTGGAGGCCGACGACCCGCGCCGCACCCTCGTGCGGCTGGTCAACCCGCTCTCCGACGAAGAGCCCGCGATGCGTACGACTCTGCTGCCGGGCCTTCTCGGCGCGCTGCGGCGCAACGACGGCCGCGGTTCGCACGACCTGGCGCTCTTCGAGACCGGTCTGGTCTTCCGGCCGACGGGGCGGGAGCGGAAGGCCGAGCGTCTGTCCGTCGACCGTCGTCCCACCGACGAGGAGATCGCCGGGGTCGACGCCGCGCTGCCGCGTCAGCCGCGTCGCGCCGCCGTCGTCCTCGCGGGAGCCCGCGAGCAGGCCGGCTGGTGGGGCAAGGGGCGCCCGGCGGACTGGGCGGACGCTGTCGAGGCCGCTCGCACCGTCGCCCGTGAGGCCGGCGTCGAGCTGACCGTGCGCGGCGACCGGCACGCTCCCTGGCACCCGGGCCGCTGCGCCGCGCTGTACGCCACGGTGGACGGCGAGGAGACGCTCGTCGGTCACGCGGGTGAGCTGCACCCGCGTGTCATCAAGGCGCTGCACCTGCCGGAGCGCAGCTGCGCCATGGAGATCGAGCTGGACCTCCTGGAGCGGGCCGGCGCCGGCGCTCTCCAGGCGCCGCGCATCTCCGCCTTCCCCGTCGCCACGCAGGACGTCGCGCTGGTCGTCTCCCGGGACGTCCCGGCCGCTGACGTGGAGGCCGCGCTGCGCGAGGGCGCGGGTGAACTCCTCGAGTCCGTCCGGCTGTTCGACGTGTACGAGAGCGAGCAGCTCGGCGGGGACAGGAAGTCCCTGGCGTACGCGCTGCGCTTCCGGGCGAACGACCGGACCCTGACCGTGGACGAGGCGTCCGCGGCGCGGGACACGGCGGTCGCCCTCGCGGGCGAGCGCACGGGGGCTGTCCTGCGGAGTTAG
- a CDS encoding TrmH family RNA methyltransferase, translating to MSIGPELISPRSARVSAARRLARRSFRGKERLFLAEGPQAVREAAGHRGESGATLVELFVTPDAAERYADIVGEARGAGARVHLAADDVIADISTTITPQGLVGVCRFLDTPFDEILKAGPRLVAVLAHVRDPGNAGTVLRCADAAGADAVVLTDASVDLYNPKSVRASVGSLFHLPVAVGVPVEQAVQGLKDAGVRILAADGAGEDDLDDELDKGTMGGPTAWVFGNEAWGLPEETRALADAVVRVPIHGKAESLNLATAAAVCLYASARAQRARRARS from the coding sequence ATGTCCATCGGCCCCGAGCTGATCTCCCCCCGCTCCGCGCGTGTCTCCGCCGCCCGGCGGCTGGCCAGGCGGAGCTTCCGGGGGAAGGAGCGCCTGTTCCTCGCCGAGGGACCGCAGGCCGTGCGCGAGGCCGCCGGGCACCGCGGGGAGAGCGGCGCGACACTCGTCGAGCTCTTCGTGACGCCGGACGCCGCCGAGCGGTACGCCGACATCGTGGGGGAGGCCCGGGGCGCGGGCGCCCGCGTGCACCTCGCCGCCGACGACGTGATCGCGGACATCTCGACGACCATCACCCCGCAGGGGCTCGTCGGGGTCTGCCGGTTCCTGGACACCCCGTTCGACGAGATCCTCAAGGCCGGGCCCAGGCTGGTCGCCGTCCTGGCACACGTGCGGGACCCCGGCAACGCGGGCACCGTCCTGCGGTGCGCCGACGCCGCCGGCGCCGACGCCGTCGTCCTCACCGACGCGTCCGTCGACCTCTACAACCCCAAGTCCGTGCGGGCGTCGGTCGGTTCGCTGTTCCACCTGCCCGTCGCGGTCGGCGTACCCGTCGAACAGGCCGTGCAGGGCCTCAAGGACGCCGGGGTACGGATCCTCGCCGCCGACGGCGCGGGCGAGGACGACCTGGACGACGAGCTCGACAAGGGCACCATGGGCGGGCCGACCGCCTGGGTGTTCGGCAACGAGGCGTGGGGGCTCCCGGAGGAGACCCGTGCGCTGGCGGACGCCGTCGTGCGCGTACCGATCCACGGCAAGGCGGAGAGCCTGAACCTCGCGACCGCGGCCGCCGTATGCCTCTACGCCTCGGCTCGTGCGCAGCGTGCCCGCCGTGCTCGTTCCTGA
- the rplT gene encoding 50S ribosomal protein L20: protein MARVKRAVNAHKKRRAILEAASGYRGQRSRLYRKAKEQVTHSLVYNYNDRKKRKGDFRRLWIQRINAAARANGMTYNRLIQGLNAANIEVDRKILAELAVNDANAFAALVEVAQKALPSDVNAPKAA, encoded by the coding sequence GTGGCACGCGTCAAGCGGGCAGTCAACGCCCACAAGAAGCGCCGGGCAATCCTCGAGGCGGCCTCCGGCTACCGCGGTCAGCGTTCGCGCCTGTACCGCAAGGCCAAGGAGCAGGTCACCCACTCCCTGGTCTACAACTACAACGACCGCAAGAAGCGCAAGGGCGACTTCCGTCGGCTGTGGATCCAGCGCATCAACGCCGCTGCCCGCGCCAACGGCATGACGTACAACCGCCTCATCCAGGGTCTGAACGCCGCCAACATCGAGGTGGACCGCAAGATCCTCGCGGAGCTGGCCGTCAACGACGCCAACGCGTTCGCCGCGCTCGTCGAGGTCGCGCAGAAGGCGCTGCCGTCGGACGTCAACGCGCCGAAGGCTGCGTGA
- the pheS gene encoding phenylalanine--tRNA ligase subunit alpha encodes MSAPNKSYDPVEVEALKPEEIERMRDEALAAFAAAGDLDTLQEAKVAHTGGASPLALANREIGALPPHAKAAAGKLVGQARGAVNKALAARQVELEAERDARVLVEEAVDVTLPHDRVPAGARHPLTTMMERVADVFVSMGYEIAEGPEVEAEWFNFDALNFGPDHPARQMQDTFFVQGSDGAEDSDGESGVVLRTHTSPVQARALLDREPPVYIVCPGRVYRTDELDATHTPVFHQIELLAVDEGLTMADLKGTLDHMVRSLFGADMKTRLRPNFFPFTEPSAEMDMLCYVCKGESVGNPDRPCRTCSSEGWIELGGCGMVNPRVLTACGVDPEKYSGFAFGFGIERMLMFRHNVEDMRDMVEGDVRFTRPFGMEI; translated from the coding sequence ATGTCGGCACCGAACAAGTCGTACGACCCTGTTGAGGTCGAGGCACTGAAACCGGAAGAGATCGAGCGCATGCGGGACGAGGCGCTCGCCGCCTTCGCCGCCGCCGGCGACCTCGACACGCTCCAGGAGGCCAAGGTCGCCCACACCGGCGGCGCCTCGCCGCTGGCCCTCGCCAACCGCGAGATCGGCGCACTGCCCCCGCACGCCAAGGCCGCCGCGGGCAAGCTCGTCGGCCAGGCCCGTGGCGCGGTGAACAAGGCGCTCGCGGCCCGCCAGGTCGAACTGGAGGCCGAGCGCGACGCCCGTGTGCTGGTCGAGGAGGCCGTGGACGTCACACTGCCCCACGACCGCGTACCGGCCGGTGCCCGGCACCCGCTGACCACCATGATGGAGCGGGTCGCGGACGTCTTCGTGTCCATGGGATACGAGATCGCTGAAGGGCCCGAGGTCGAGGCGGAGTGGTTCAACTTCGACGCCCTGAACTTCGGCCCGGACCACCCGGCCCGGCAGATGCAGGACACCTTCTTCGTCCAGGGTTCCGACGGTGCCGAGGACTCGGACGGCGAGTCCGGTGTCGTGCTCCGCACGCACACCTCGCCCGTGCAGGCCCGCGCGCTCCTCGACCGGGAGCCGCCCGTCTACATCGTGTGCCCCGGCCGCGTGTACCGCACGGACGAGCTGGACGCCACGCACACGCCGGTCTTCCACCAGATCGAGCTGCTCGCCGTCGACGAGGGCCTGACCATGGCCGACCTCAAGGGCACCCTCGACCACATGGTCCGGTCGCTCTTCGGCGCGGACATGAAGACCCGGCTGCGACCGAACTTCTTCCCGTTCACCGAGCCGTCCGCCGAGATGGACATGCTCTGCTACGTCTGCAAGGGCGAGTCCGTCGGCAACCCCGACCGTCCCTGCCGCACCTGCTCCAGCGAGGGCTGGATCGAGCTCGGCGGCTGCGGCATGGTCAACCCGCGCGTGCTGACCGCCTGCGGTGTGGACCCCGAGAAGTACAGCGGATTCGCCTTCGGGTTCGGCATCGAGCGGATGCTGATGTTCCGCCACAACGTCGAAGACATGCGAGACATGGTCGAGGGTGACGTCCGGTTCACCCGGCCGTTCGGGATGGAGATCTGA
- a CDS encoding PP2C family protein-serine/threonine phosphatase — protein MGLPTAWGAVAITYKLACPLAQENALGARIVTCAVFFAVGTGLILHVRRGLLRELRQIRKVAGAAQGVLLRPLPPCVDGLGVAAAQFSADRGAGVGGDLYEVIGTEHGVRVVMGDVRGHGLAAIGTVAAVLGSFREVVHDEPELPGVLRKLERAMGRHLRERAKAEHLSSALDPDNPVAEEFVTVLLLEIGRDGEVRALNCGHPWPYLLRGPGGPAGVRGQVEHLAAGDPLPPLGPFPLPAELPVVRYGRLLPGEALFLHTDGVEDARDRHGRFFPLITALTEAARAQPISPQAVLGTVFTRLLGHAGGPPSDDVAVLVLRNDRARVPRQQGEPVAHQVK, from the coding sequence ATGGGGCTGCCCACCGCCTGGGGCGCGGTGGCGATCACGTACAAGCTGGCCTGTCCGCTCGCCCAGGAGAACGCCCTCGGTGCGCGGATCGTCACCTGCGCCGTGTTCTTCGCGGTCGGTACGGGCCTGATACTGCACGTCCGACGGGGACTCCTGCGGGAGTTGCGGCAGATTCGCAAGGTCGCGGGGGCCGCCCAGGGTGTGCTCCTGCGTCCACTGCCGCCGTGCGTCGACGGGCTGGGTGTCGCGGCCGCCCAGTTCTCCGCGGACCGCGGCGCCGGCGTCGGGGGCGACCTGTACGAGGTGATCGGCACGGAGCACGGCGTACGGGTCGTGATGGGTGACGTCCGCGGGCACGGGCTGGCAGCCATCGGGACGGTCGCCGCCGTGCTCGGCAGCTTCCGTGAGGTCGTCCACGACGAGCCCGAACTCCCCGGTGTGCTGCGGAAACTGGAGCGCGCCATGGGCAGGCACCTCCGGGAGCGCGCGAAGGCCGAGCACCTCTCGTCGGCACTGGACCCCGACAATCCGGTCGCCGAGGAGTTCGTCACCGTGCTGCTCCTGGAGATCGGCCGCGACGGCGAGGTGCGCGCTCTGAACTGCGGTCACCCGTGGCCGTATCTGCTGCGTGGCCCCGGAGGACCCGCCGGCGTACGAGGGCAGGTGGAGCACCTCGCCGCCGGCGACCCACTGCCTCCCCTCGGGCCCTTCCCGCTCCCGGCCGAGCTGCCCGTCGTCCGCTACGGGCGTCTGCTGCCCGGCGAGGCGCTGTTCCTGCACACGGACGGTGTCGAGGACGCCCGTGACAGGCATGGCCGGTTCTTTCCCCTGATCACCGCGCTGACGGAAGCCGCCCGCGCTCAGCCGATCTCCCCTCAGGCCGTACTCGGCACCGTCTTCACCCGGCTGCTCGGGCACGCGGGGGGACCACCCTCCGACGACGTGGCCGTGCTGGTCCTGCGCAACGACCGGGCGAGGGTGCCGAGACAACAGGGCGAACCCGTGGCCCACCAGGTCAAGTGA